The Aphelocoma coerulescens isolate FSJ_1873_10779 chromosome 2, UR_Acoe_1.0, whole genome shotgun sequence genome contains a region encoding:
- the LOC138106838 gene encoding transmembrane protein 14C-like, with amino-acid sequence MEYDWLGFGYAALVAAGGVVGYAKAGSVPSLAAGLLFGGLAGLGAYQQSKDPKNVWLSLVASGTLSTVMGMRFYNSKKAMPGIIAGASLLMVGRLGLQMMEKPLKP; translated from the exons ATGGAGTACGACTGGCTGGGCTTCGGCTACGCGGCGCTGGTGGCGGCGGGCGGTGTCGTGGGCTACGCCAAGGCAG GCAGCGTCCCTTCTCTAGCTGCCGGTCTTCTGTTCGGCGGCTTAGCGGGACTAGGCGCTTACCAGCAGTCCAAAGATCCAAAGAATGTGTGGCTTTCCCTCG TGGCATCTGGCACCTTGTCTACTGTTATGGGAATGAGATTCTACAACTCCAAAAAGGCAATGCCCGGGATAATTGCCGGTGCCAG TTTACTGATGGTTGGACGGCTTGGATTGCAGATGATGGAAAAGCCTCTTAAGCCATGA